In Notamacropus eugenii isolate mMacEug1 chromosome 1, mMacEug1.pri_v2, whole genome shotgun sequence, one genomic interval encodes:
- the LPAR1 gene encoding lysophosphatidic acid receptor 1 isoform X2, translating into MASPSAVVPFSVVSQPQSVATSEPQCYYNESIAFFYNRSGKYLATEWNTVSKLVMGLGITVCIFIMLANLLVMVAIYVNRRFHFPIYYLMANLAAADFFAGLAYFYLMFNTGPNTRRLTVSTWLLRQGLIDTSLTASVANLLAIAIERHITVFRMQLHTRMSNRRVVVVIVVIWTMAIVMGAIPSVGWNCICDITHCSNMAPLYSDSYLVFWAIFNLVTFVVMVVLYAHIFGYVRQRTMRMSRHSSGPRRNRDTMMSLLKTVVIVLGEAIGVHRSHITCPRSQEKRN; encoded by the exons TCCGTGGCTACGAGTGAACCACAGTGCTACTACAATGAATCCATTGCCTTCTTTTACAACCGGAGTGGGAAGTACCTTGCCACAGAATGGAATACTGTCAGCAAACTTGTGATGGGACTTGGAATCACTGTCTGTATCTTCATCATGCTGGCCAACCTGCTGGTCATGGTGGCGATTTACGTCAACCGCCGCTTCCATTTTCCTATTTATTACTTAATGGCTAACTTGGCTGCTGCAGACTTCTTTGCTGGATTGGCATACTTTTATCTAATGTTCAACACAGGACCCAATACACGGAGACTGACCGTAAGCACTTGGCTTCTTCGCCAAGGTCTCATTGACACTAGCCTGACAGCCTCTGTTGCAAACTTGCTGGCTATAGCAATTGAGAGACACATTACAGTTTTTCGCATGCAGCTGCATACCCGGATGAGCAACCGACGGGTGGTGGTAGTTATTGTGGTCATCTGGACCATGGCCATTGTAATGGGTGCTATACCCAGTGTGGGCTGGAACTGTATCTGTGACATCACTCACTGTTCCAACATGGCGCCCCTCTACAGTGACTCTTACTTAGTCTTCTGGGCTATTTTCAATCTGGTTACCTTTGTAGTAATGGTAGTCCTGTATGCCCATATCTTTGGCTATGTCCGACAAAGGACTATGAGAATGTCTAGACATAGTTCTGGACCGAGAAGGAATCGGGACACTATGATGAGTCTCCTGAAGACTGTGGTCATTGTACTTG gtgaggcaatAGGAGTCCACAGAAGTCacataacttgtccaaggtcccaagAGAAGAGGAACTGA